The following proteins come from a genomic window of Thermodesulfobacteriota bacterium:
- a CDS encoding ABC transporter ATP-binding protein, translated as MPFFEVENLLIRFGGLKALNNVSFQVEENSIYSIIGPNGAGKTTLFNCISGIYKPDTGRIIFKGEDIIRCRPHKIAVKGIARTFQNIELFSHMTTLDNLLLGRHCQMKTNILNSAFFTRKVVKEEVANREAVERIIDFLDLQSARNQLVANLPFGTRRLVELGRALALEPQLLLLDEPSAGMNLEEKGDLMIWIQDIKEDFGITILLIEHDMKLVMDISDRVLALNYGEKITEGLPLEVQHHKEVLKAYLGEEDTIA; from the coding sequence ATGCCTTTCTTCGAAGTAGAAAACTTACTTATCCGCTTTGGTGGCCTGAAGGCTTTAAACAATGTCAGCTTTCAGGTAGAAGAGAATTCCATATATTCCATTATTGGCCCTAATGGAGCTGGAAAGACTACCCTCTTCAACTGTATTAGCGGAATTTATAAACCAGATACGGGTAGAATAATATTTAAAGGAGAAGATATAATAAGATGTAGGCCTCACAAAATTGCCGTAAAAGGGATCGCCCGTACTTTTCAGAATATTGAATTGTTCTCCCACATGACTACCCTTGATAACCTTCTTTTAGGAAGGCACTGTCAGATGAAGACCAATATCTTAAATAGCGCCTTCTTTACTCGAAAGGTGGTAAAGGAAGAGGTTGCTAATCGAGAGGCAGTTGAACGTATCATAGATTTTCTTGACTTACAGTCTGCCAGGAATCAACTGGTTGCAAATCTTCCTTTTGGTACCCGGAGGCTTGTTGAACTGGGGAGGGCATTGGCATTGGAACCCCAGTTGCTTCTTCTGGATGAGCCATCAGCCGGAATGAATCTGGAGGAAAAAGGAGATTTGATGATATGGATTCAGGATATAAAGGAGGACTTTGGTATAACCATACTTTTGATAGAGCATGATATGAAATTGGTTATGGATATCTCTGACAGGGTTTTAGCCCTCAATTATGGAGAGAAGATAACCGAAGGGCTGCCATTAGAAGTGCAGCATCACAAAGAAGTTTTAAAGGCATA
- a CDS encoding ABC transporter substrate-binding protein, with the protein MFIKSFKNTLVVLLLFICLTLFFGNSIASEVGVSEDTIKIGQWSPQTGPAALWGAVARGTEAYFKMLNAEGGIHGRKLIHYIRDDAYQPPRTVAAVKELVGRVGVFGFAGGVGTATGMAVKRYLNDQKIPWVGPASGSSRWANPPTRYLFALYPNYVDEAHILTLYAYNTLKKKKIAFFYQNDDYGKEGLMGAKKTLEGYNAKLVQEVSVEPLDTDISSQVLRLKMSDPDIVILWLLPKHAAMTMGAAAKIGFNPVWMTTSTLSDAEMMYDITKGLWEGVIFDCFAELPDSKHPLMIKYKKAHGEFSPNERWGMFFYAGFLFAEPMIEGFRRAGRDLTREKFADAMETIKNWNGGIGHNITFSPNQRQGQRSVFLGKCVKGKAVKISDWLEVKE; encoded by the coding sequence ATGTTTATCAAAAGTTTTAAAAACACTTTGGTTGTTTTGCTATTATTCATCTGTTTGACCCTCTTTTTTGGCAACTCCATTGCATCTGAGGTTGGCGTGTCCGAGGATACCATTAAGATCGGACAGTGGAGCCCCCAGACTGGCCCGGCAGCCTTGTGGGGAGCAGTTGCCAGAGGTACAGAAGCTTACTTTAAGATGCTGAATGCTGAGGGCGGAATACATGGAAGAAAGCTTATACACTATATTCGTGACGATGCTTACCAACCACCCAGAACCGTTGCTGCTGTTAAGGAGCTTGTTGGCAGGGTCGGAGTATTCGGTTTTGCAGGCGGTGTAGGAACAGCTACCGGTATGGCAGTTAAAAGATACTTAAATGATCAAAAGATTCCATGGGTAGGACCGGCATCGGGTTCCAGCAGATGGGCAAATCCCCCCACCAGGTATCTCTTTGCCCTCTATCCCAACTATGTTGACGAAGCCCATATTCTGACATTATATGCTTATAATACTCTTAAAAAGAAGAAGATTGCTTTCTTTTATCAGAATGATGACTATGGTAAAGAGGGTCTGATGGGTGCAAAGAAGACACTGGAAGGATACAACGCTAAATTAGTACAAGAGGTCTCCGTAGAGCCTCTGGATACCGATATTAGTTCTCAGGTGTTGAGGTTAAAGATGTCTGATCCGGACATAGTAATTCTCTGGCTTTTGCCCAAACATGCTGCTATGACGATGGGGGCAGCGGCAAAGATAGGCTTTAACCCAGTATGGATGACTACGAGTACCCTATCCGATGCAGAGATGATGTACGATATAACAAAAGGATTATGGGAGGGTGTGATATTTGATTGCTTTGCTGAGCTCCCTGACTCTAAACACCCCCTTATGATCAAGTATAAAAAGGCTCATGGTGAATTTTCACCCAATGAAAGATGGGGGATGTTTTTCTATGCCGGATTTCTCTTTGCTGAGCCGATGATAGAGGGGTTCAGACGTGCGGGGCGGGATCTGACCCGGGAGAAGTTTGCTGATGCTATGGAGACAATAAAAAACTGGAATGGTGGTATCGGTCATAATATCACATTTTCTCCGAATCAACGGCAAGGTCAGCGGTCTGTATTCTTAGGAAAGTGTGTAAAGGGAAAAGCTGTAAAGATCAGTGATTGGTTAGAGGTAAAAGAATAA
- a CDS encoding branched-chain amino acid ABC transporter permease: MLTQLSQIIASGLAIGSCYALIALAMVIIYKTSEVLNFAQGEMAMVSTFFAYSLLSTYNIPFLIAFPLTLIFSLILGMIIELAFLRPTKNPTLLGLIVITLGAEMVLYGFAGWKWGAETKSFPSPILDTRVYNLKGIVISQLNLWIFAVCISLMVILFLFFRYSKLGIAMKATAQNQMAARLMGIRSKRILSFTWGLSSLIGAVAGVLIAPITLLDPNMMIDPLLKAFASAVLGGMTSLPGAALGGGILGVVENLFGWYVSTEFKSVVAFAIIVLVLCIRPSGLLARHYVKKV, encoded by the coding sequence ATGTTGACCCAACTATCCCAAATCATAGCCAGTGGATTAGCCATAGGAAGCTGTTATGCCTTAATCGCCCTGGCGATGGTAATTATCTATAAGACCTCTGAGGTATTGAACTTTGCCCAGGGTGAGATGGCTATGGTGAGCACATTCTTTGCATATTCCCTTTTGTCAACCTATAACATACCTTTTCTTATTGCCTTTCCTCTGACTCTTATATTTTCCTTGATTCTAGGTATGATCATTGAGCTTGCGTTCCTCAGACCTACCAAAAACCCCACTCTCTTAGGATTGATTGTGATTACCCTTGGTGCAGAAATGGTTCTGTATGGTTTTGCCGGATGGAAATGGGGGGCAGAAACCAAGAGTTTTCCTTCTCCTATATTGGATACGAGGGTTTATAATCTAAAAGGCATTGTAATAAGCCAGTTAAATCTCTGGATTTTTGCAGTCTGTATCAGTCTGATGGTTATTCTATTCCTCTTTTTCAGATATTCTAAATTGGGCATTGCTATGAAAGCAACGGCTCAAAACCAGATGGCGGCCCGTCTTATGGGGATTAGATCCAAGAGGATTCTCTCTTTTACATGGGGACTTAGCTCTCTGATTGGTGCGGTAGCCGGTGTACTGATTGCCCCTATTACCTTACTCGACCCTAATATGATGATAGACCCCCTATTAAAGGCATTTGCTTCGGCAGTTTTAGGGGGTATGACCAGCCTGCCCGGAGCGGCACTGGGCGGTGGGATTCTTGGGGTGGTTGAGAACCTGTTTGGATGGTATGTATCAACAGAGTTCAAATCTGTTGTGGCATTTGCAATCATCGTTCTTGTTCTATGTATAAGGCCCAGCGGACTTTTGGCAAGGCATTACGTAAAAAAGGTTTAA
- a CDS encoding branched-chain amino acid ABC transporter permease — protein MDIKRGYQEDIRLFPTNVVKVWFFLLIAFLVLLPLFTKGYIVYNLNLVLINVIVALGMNILVGYTGQISLGHAGFFAIGAYASALIMTRLHLPFVFALPASGLIAAVFGFLLGLPALRLKGPYLVIATMGFGMAIIQIIGHWEGFFGGHMGIVTPKITFGHFELNTDRHLYYLIMIVTVGMTIAAINIIKSKVGRAFIAIRDSDIAAETIGVNLTYYKTLAFAVSAFYTGIGGSLMGFVLGFINPQNFNFFLSISFLAMVVVGGLGSILGSILGAILITILQIQLNNIPEIPLLGKGVIFLSQGWFSISGIANVSSIIFGLILIVIIIFEPLGLWGRWLKIKYYWKKWPF, from the coding sequence ATGGATATAAAAAGAGGCTACCAGGAAGACATCAGATTGTTCCCAACTAATGTGGTTAAAGTCTGGTTCTTCTTATTGATTGCCTTCCTGGTATTGTTACCACTGTTTACAAAGGGTTATATCGTCTATAATCTTAATCTGGTGCTAATAAATGTAATAGTAGCGCTGGGTATGAACATCCTGGTAGGGTACACAGGGCAGATATCTCTGGGGCATGCTGGTTTTTTTGCCATTGGGGCATATGCTTCGGCTCTGATAATGACCAGACTCCATCTCCCTTTTGTATTTGCGTTGCCTGCCTCCGGTCTGATTGCTGCTGTCTTTGGTTTTCTTCTGGGTCTTCCCGCATTGAGGCTAAAGGGTCCTTATCTGGTTATTGCCACAATGGGTTTTGGGATGGCCATCATCCAGATTATTGGACATTGGGAAGGGTTCTTTGGTGGTCACATGGGTATTGTTACTCCAAAGATAACATTTGGGCATTTTGAACTGAATACAGATAGGCATCTCTATTATTTAATTATGATAGTTACAGTAGGTATGACCATAGCGGCCATAAACATAATTAAATCAAAGGTAGGCCGAGCATTTATCGCTATTAGGGATAGTGATATAGCTGCTGAGACAATAGGTGTAAATCTTACCTACTATAAGACTCTGGCATTTGCAGTAAGTGCGTTCTACACTGGTATTGGAGGGAGTTTGATGGGTTTTGTTCTGGGGTTCATCAACCCCCAGAACTTCAATTTTTTTCTTTCTATATCTTTCCTGGCTATGGTTGTGGTAGGGGGTCTTGGTTCCATTTTGGGGTCTATTCTTGGGGCAATATTAATCACCATTTTGCAGATACAGTTGAATAATATCCCTGAAATCCCTCTCTTGGGGAAAGGGGTAATTTTCCTCTCCCAGGGATGGTTTAGTATAAGTGGGATAGCCAATGTATCAAGCATAATATTTGGATTGATATTGATCGTTATAATAATTTTCGAACCATTAGGGTTATGGGGACGGTGGCTAAAGATTAAATACTATTGGAAAAAGTGGCCGTTTTAA
- a CDS encoding TIGR02266 family protein, translated as MFNIVSEETYQDGDVIIREGDSGDWVYVILSGKVEISKTVGGNEFILGLLQPGEIFGELAFLTGISSSEGFKRTATARAVGVTTVGVIDREFLDREFNKIHSDFRMILTTIVERFRKMLGRASDFSSRKETRILQTLSLTYKDKKSFAKAYTGNLSNGGLFIITENPFQQGEQFLLKLQLPGLSDSVKVKCEVVWTRKKSETPETSPPGMGVKFIDITKKNHLMLEQYLKEIAKDEEKL; from the coding sequence ATGTTTAATATAGTTTCTGAAGAAACTTATCAGGATGGCGACGTTATCATCAGGGAGGGAGATTCAGGGGACTGGGTGTATGTGATTCTGTCAGGCAAAGTTGAAATATCTAAGACGGTTGGAGGAAATGAATTTATCCTAGGATTGCTCCAGCCAGGTGAGATATTTGGTGAACTTGCTTTCTTAACAGGCATCAGTTCCTCAGAAGGTTTTAAGCGAACTGCTACAGCCCGTGCTGTTGGTGTAACTACCGTTGGAGTTATTGACCGGGAATTTCTGGACCGGGAATTTAACAAAATCCATTCAGACTTCAGGATGATTCTCACAACTATAGTGGAAAGGTTCAGGAAGATGTTGGGTAGGGCTTCCGATTTTTCATCGCGGAAAGAGACTCGTATTTTACAGACTTTGTCCTTAACCTACAAGGATAAAAAATCCTTTGCCAAAGCTTACACAGGAAATTTAAGCAATGGGGGGCTTTTCATTATAACCGAAAATCCCTTCCAGCAGGGCGAGCAGTTTCTACTCAAACTGCAATTACCAGGCCTTTCGGACTCTGTGAAAGTCAAGTGTGAAGTGGTATGGACGAGAAAAAAATCGGAAACACCAGAGACCTCTCCCCCTGGGATGGGAGTAAAGTTCATTGATATTACAAAAAAGAACCATCTAATGCTGGAACAGTACCTCAAAGAAATAGCCAAGGACGAAGAAAAACTTTAG
- a CDS encoding MFS transporter, translated as MGIANLFTVSSFSSFFLFPIFITHHGGSKADIGIIMGLFALSAVLCRPWVSEMIDRIGRKRSYTVGCLIMSLLPVTYMLFRGDLSSFYFPLIFIRFVHGVGLAICFTSAFTYIADIVPKDRLNEGIGMFGVTGLTGLAIGPIVAEIVIRSFGFSVFFLTSAVMATLGLLVHLPLPESYVPASHGSSQSFFSVLVERKLFSVALVAMLFGFGLAASGSFVSPFAKEHNLPFISLYFISYSSSAVATRLLGGRLADRVGENQIIPYAMVLTGTGLLILIFMGGSMILVLSGLLTGCGHGFLFPSLNSLIIRNQPINIRGKITGIFTGSIDAGSFIGSIILGYIGEWAGFQALFLVAGLALLAGLWIYKPKIIRDK; from the coding sequence ATGGGCATTGCGAATCTATTTACCGTATCGAGTTTCAGCAGCTTTTTCCTCTTCCCTATTTTCATTACACACCATGGAGGCTCAAAGGCAGACATAGGAATCATCATGGGTTTGTTTGCTCTCTCTGCTGTTCTTTGTCGTCCCTGGGTATCTGAGATGATCGACAGGATAGGGAGAAAGAGAAGCTATACCGTTGGATGCCTTATCATGAGTCTCCTGCCCGTCACGTATATGCTCTTTCGAGGGGACCTGTCCAGCTTTTACTTCCCCCTCATTTTCATCAGGTTTGTACATGGTGTTGGATTGGCAATCTGTTTCACCTCGGCATTCACCTACATTGCTGACATCGTCCCTAAAGACCGCCTCAATGAAGGGATAGGCATGTTTGGTGTCACAGGGCTTACGGGATTAGCAATTGGGCCTATTGTTGCTGAGATAGTTATCCGGTCTTTTGGTTTTTCCGTCTTCTTTCTTACCTCCGCCGTAATGGCCACCCTTGGGCTTTTGGTCCATCTGCCCCTCCCTGAGTCTTATGTCCCTGCCTCCCATGGGTCATCTCAATCCTTTTTCTCAGTGCTTGTCGAGAGAAAGTTATTTTCCGTGGCATTGGTGGCAATGCTATTTGGTTTTGGCTTAGCAGCTTCTGGCAGTTTTGTTTCCCCTTTTGCTAAAGAACACAATTTACCATTTATCTCCCTCTACTTTATCTCCTACTCTTCATCAGCTGTTGCCACAAGACTTTTAGGAGGGAGACTTGCAGACAGGGTTGGTGAAAATCAAATCATCCCCTATGCCATGGTTCTGACGGGCACAGGCCTTCTGATATTGATTTTCATGGGAGGATCTATGATATTAGTTCTTTCGGGGCTTCTGACCGGCTGTGGTCACGGGTTCCTTTTTCCAAGTCTAAATTCGTTGATCATCCGCAACCAGCCAATCAACATCCGTGGTAAGATTACAGGAATATTCACAGGAAGCATCGATGCAGGATCGTTTATAGGGTCTATTATCCTAGGTTACATTGGAGAATGGGCAGGATTTCAGGCACTCTTCTTGGTCGCGGGTCTCGCACTCCTTGCCGGGCTTTGGATATACAAGCCTAAAATAATACGGGATAAATGA
- a CDS encoding class I SAM-dependent RNA methyltransferase → MKDLKQNNSIPKNLNIEIEKLVYGGEGLARTEFGVLLVPNTVPGETILVSSIHKRRGVFHGRLQDIFKPSEHRVPPFCDNFAKGCGGCQWQHIDYLEQVEIKRRIIEETLERIGKKTVKFPPLVFDLCFKGTRLRSLFHICHKKSEIGFYRFNTNDIIPIKECPLCVSSINHALSTIHENYDMLKSADSASIITNGNNVQLYLEGVKGSPLYFGPQYIEFLTGGFKYLANAKVFFQGHSTLNGKLIQIINDLVGEKRGELLLDLFCGVGFLSIPVSSHFNHVVGIDNQQESIQLAKENAKLNRLTNMEFYRQDLGLKNCLSGITSVDAVIIDPPRSGCPKILIEELARLNPPQIIMVSCNPATMARDIRMLMNNGYEIVSGYGIDIFPQTFHVETIVSLIKK, encoded by the coding sequence GTGAAAGACCTGAAACAAAACAACTCAATCCCTAAGAACCTCAACATAGAAATAGAAAAGCTTGTCTATGGCGGTGAAGGGCTTGCAAGGACGGAATTTGGGGTTTTACTGGTACCCAATACTGTGCCTGGTGAAACCATCCTTGTGTCTTCTATCCATAAAAGAAGAGGAGTATTCCATGGAAGGCTTCAGGACATATTTAAACCTTCAGAACACAGGGTTCCACCATTTTGTGATAACTTTGCAAAGGGGTGTGGAGGCTGTCAATGGCAACACATAGATTATCTTGAACAGGTAGAGATAAAAAGAAGAATAATTGAAGAAACTCTGGAAAGGATTGGGAAAAAGACTGTTAAATTCCCGCCCCTGGTATTTGATCTCTGTTTCAAGGGAACCAGACTTCGTAGTCTCTTTCACATCTGTCACAAAAAATCAGAGATAGGTTTTTACCGCTTCAATACCAATGACATCATACCGATAAAAGAATGCCCTCTGTGTGTCTCATCTATAAACCATGCCCTCTCTACAATTCACGAAAATTATGATATGCTTAAATCTGCCGACTCCGCTAGCATAATTACAAACGGAAACAACGTTCAGTTATATCTTGAAGGAGTAAAAGGTAGCCCTCTATATTTTGGCCCTCAGTATATTGAGTTTCTCACAGGTGGATTCAAATACCTTGCCAATGCTAAAGTCTTCTTTCAAGGACATAGCACGCTGAACGGTAAGCTTATACAAATTATTAATGACTTGGTTGGAGAAAAAAGGGGAGAACTGCTTCTCGACCTTTTCTGCGGTGTGGGCTTCCTCTCCATCCCTGTTTCTTCTCACTTCAACCACGTCGTTGGCATTGACAATCAACAGGAATCTATACAGTTGGCAAAAGAAAATGCAAAACTCAACAGATTAACCAATATGGAATTTTACAGGCAGGACCTGGGATTAAAAAACTGTCTTTCCGGTATAACCTCTGTTGATGCTGTTATCATCGATCCACCACGAAGCGGGTGCCCGAAAATACTAATTGAAGAGTTGGCCAGGCTAAATCCCCCTCAGATCATCATGGTTTCCTGCAATCCGGCAACAATGGCTAGAGACATAAGGATGCTCATGAATAACGGATATGAAATTGTCTCTGGTTATGGTATAGACATCTTCCCCCAGACCTTCCATGTGGAAACCATCGTGAGTCTGATAAAAAAATGA
- a CDS encoding type II toxin-antitoxin system HicB family antitoxin — translation MERYEIIIYWSDDDNAYIAEVPELPGCMAHGKSYELALRNAKEAIQLWIKTAEEFNDFIPEPKGRRLVYA, via the coding sequence ATGGAGAGATACGAAATAATAATATATTGGAGCGATGACGACAATGCATATATAGCAGAAGTTCCAGAACTACCCGGGTGTATGGCACATGGAAAAAGTTATGAATTAGCATTAAGAAACGCTAAAGAAGCAATTCAACTTTGGATAAAAACAGCAGAAGAGTTTAATGATTTTATTCCAGAACCGAAAGGTCGTCGTCTTGTTTACGCATGA
- a CDS encoding type II toxin-antitoxin system HicA family toxin, which translates to MNKYERLTQQILGGRADANIAFNDLCNLLLHCGFEMRVSGSHHIFRKAGIEEKINLQKDSNKAKPYQVKQVRNMILKYKLGGQD; encoded by the coding sequence ATGAATAAATATGAGCGACTAACACAACAAATACTTGGTGGTAGGGCAGACGCAAATATCGCCTTTAATGATTTGTGCAACTTATTGCTTCATTGTGGCTTTGAGATGAGAGTAAGTGGAAGTCATCATATTTTTAGAAAAGCAGGGATTGAAGAGAAAATAAATTTACAAAAAGATAGCAACAAGGCAAAGCCTTACCAGGTGAAACAAGTAAGAAATATGATATTGAAGTATAAACTAGGAGGTCAAGATTAA
- a CDS encoding ATP-binding protein codes for MDIDSSRIQELIERPSESLSVELKRWIDPDSPEGMAKIVKTALALRNHGGGYLIIGFDNKTLTPDTENVPTNVREKFHIDKIQGLVSRFASEPFEVIVEFPQKESQGYPVIIIPTDVKTPVATKSELVVNSRKLIKADTVYLRSLRANNTPSTTEASWKDWPKIVEVCFDNREADIGRFLRRHLGGLNPEIVGEFASTILKKTESEPTIEDLLRGYLQESAERFESVILERKLKLPEHGDWEVALLFIGKVPQHSANRDFLNLLDSNNPRYTGWPVWLDSRDFSDRNSRPFVMDGVWESLVVSGSSDEVDFMRFNPKGSFYLRRTLQDDISESQRSPEPMKFLDFGLPVIRCAEAIAVGISFAKAMGCDPESTQLAYAFKWSKLRGRELVSWANPGRYISPGRSAYQDEVISFINVPLETPLSALGDYVNKVVQPLFETFNGFSLSKNLIEDLTQRLIQRKL; via the coding sequence GTGGACATCGACTCTTCCAGAATTCAAGAATTAATAGAAAGACCAAGCGAGAGCCTTTCAGTTGAATTAAAGAGATGGATTGATCCAGATAGTCCAGAGGGTATGGCTAAAATTGTTAAGACAGCTTTGGCGCTCCGTAACCACGGTGGAGGATATCTCATCATCGGATTTGATAATAAAACTTTAACTCCAGATACTGAAAATGTTCCAACAAATGTAAGAGAGAAATTTCATATCGATAAAATACAAGGCTTAGTATCACGGTTTGCTTCAGAGCCTTTTGAAGTTATTGTGGAGTTTCCTCAAAAAGAAAGCCAGGGATATCCGGTCATAATTATTCCTACAGATGTCAAGACTCCGGTTGCCACAAAATCCGAACTTGTTGTCAACAGCCGTAAATTGATCAAGGCGGATACAGTTTATCTTCGATCTTTAAGAGCCAATAACACTCCGAGCACAACGGAGGCTTCTTGGAAAGATTGGCCTAAAATAGTTGAAGTATGCTTCGATAATCGCGAAGCTGATATTGGAAGGTTTCTCAGGCGTCATTTAGGAGGTCTAAACCCAGAAATTGTAGGAGAGTTTGCATCTACGATTTTAAAGAAAACAGAGTCAGAACCAACTATTGAAGATTTGCTTAGGGGGTATCTTCAAGAAAGCGCAGAAAGATTCGAATCCGTAATTCTTGAACGTAAATTGAAATTGCCTGAACATGGAGACTGGGAAGTCGCATTACTTTTTATCGGGAAGGTACCACAACATTCAGCAAATAGAGACTTTCTCAATTTGCTGGATTCAAATAACCCCCGCTATACTGGTTGGCCTGTTTGGCTTGATAGTAGAGATTTTAGTGATAGAAATTCCAGACCGTTTGTAATGGATGGTGTTTGGGAATCCCTTGTAGTTAGTGGTTCGAGTGATGAAGTTGATTTTATGAGGTTTAATCCAAAAGGTAGCTTCTATCTCAGGAGGACACTCCAAGATGACATTTCAGAAAGTCAACGTTCTCCTGAGCCAATGAAATTTTTAGATTTTGGGTTGCCAGTCATAAGGTGTGCTGAAGCAATTGCTGTAGGTATCTCATTTGCAAAGGCAATGGGCTGTGATCCTGAAAGCACGCAGCTTGCCTATGCATTCAAGTGGTCAAAATTACGTGGTCGCGAATTGGTATCGTGGGCTAATCCTGGGCGATACATTTCACCAGGGAGATCGGCATATCAGGATGAGGTAATTTCTTTCATCAATGTTCCCTTAGAAACTCCTTTATCAGCGTTGGGAGATTATGTAAATAAAGTTGTTCAGCCGTTATTCGAGACATTTAATGGATTCTCCTTAAGCAAAAATTTGATTGAAGATTTAACCCAGAGATTAATTCAAAGAAAACTGTAG
- a CDS encoding DUF2442 domain-containing protein, translating into MTTLAIEIEIPYAEDVLVTEDTLTVDMSDGRTISVPTAWYPRLLHATPEERANWRIIGRGHGIHWEDIDEDISVEGLLAGKPSGESQTSFKKWLEARKSRITT; encoded by the coding sequence ATGACTACTTTAGCGATTGAGATTGAAATTCCGTATGCAGAAGACGTATTAGTAACAGAGGATACGCTAACTGTTGATATGAGCGACGGAAGGACTATATCAGTTCCAACAGCTTGGTATCCTCGTCTTTTGCACGCCACACCGGAAGAAAGAGCTAATTGGAGGATAATTGGCAGAGGTCACGGAATCCATTGGGAGGATATTGACGAAGATATAAGTGTTGAAGGCTTGTTGGCTGGTAAACCGTCTGGGGAAAGCCAAACATCATTTAAGAAATGGCTTGAGGCAAGGAAATCTCGCATAACAACCTGA
- a CDS encoding DUF4160 domain-containing protein, which translates to MPTILRIGPYRFFFYSGDRDELPHVHIERDDKIAKIWLEPLRLYSSGGFNRIEISRILKTIEENQKVMLEAWNDYFSD; encoded by the coding sequence ATGCCCACAATACTACGAATTGGGCCATATAGATTTTTCTTTTATTCAGGCGATCGAGATGAACTGCCTCATGTCCATATAGAGCGTGATGATAAAATTGCCAAGATATGGCTTGAACCATTGAGACTATACAGTAGTGGGGGCTTTAACAGAATCGAAATATCAAGAATACTCAAAACTATCGAAGAAAACCAAAAAGTTATGTTGGAGGCTTGGAATGACTACTTTAGCGATTGA